One segment of Zonotrichia albicollis isolate bZonAlb1 chromosome 4, bZonAlb1.hap1, whole genome shotgun sequence DNA contains the following:
- the CREB3L2 gene encoding cyclic AMP-responsive element-binding protein 3-like protein 2 isoform X1: MEVCESGGEQPPLLHWDRKLSELCEPADPETLLSRTHFTEFLDEFSPDVLGQLLNDPFLSEKNEIMEVELSPASPAPLIQAEHSYSLCGDSRPQSPLTHISTDDNFNEGDLENEEWCLATEFTPAAIKTEPGLCETSGLAPSVSLTVTATSLEGEQPELHTDALMKPLTQKVLPEIKLEPHEVDQFLNLSSKEAVDPLHLPPTPPSSHGSDSEGGQSPARSLPPSSPVQLQATAKVASRAASMLSNSPLLTAPHKLQGTGPLILTEEEKRTLIAEGYPIPTKLPLTKAEEKVLKKIRRKIKNKISAQESRRKKKEYMDSLEKKVETCSNENSELRKKVEVLENTNRTLLQQLQRLQAVVAGKVSRSCKAASTQTGTCLMMVVLCFAVVFGSFSQSYGPYPSATKMVLPRQHSSPESYTDSIVRSRSLLIYEEPQQLEEPSSAISFADRSDRQTDASKLTALSLEAVPGTQQDEIMQFTIANETRLEKSVLLGLQQHRVNSELEGNETLKIIEIDRRVNATS, from the exons CACTTCACAGAGTTCCTGGATGAATTTTCACCTGATGTCCTAGGCCAGCTGTTGAATGATCCCTTCTTGTCTGAGAAGAATGAAATCATGGAGGTGGAACTGTCCCCAGCATCGCCAGCACCCCTcatccaggctgagcacagctaTTCCCTCTGTGGGGACTCCCGACCCCAGTCTCCCCTGACCCACATCTCCACTGATGACAACTTCAATGAAG gtGACCTGGAAAATGAGGAATGGTGTCTGGCTACAGAGTTTACTCCAGCTGCAATAAAgacagagccagggctgtgtgagacATCAGGCCTTGCTCCTTCAGTCAGTCTCACCGTCACGGCCACGTCGCTAGAGGGGGAACAGCCTGAGCTCCACACAGATGCCCTG aTGAAACCACTGACCCAGAAAGTTCTTCCAGAGATTAAATTGGAGCCCCATGAAGTGGATCAGTTCCTGAACCTCTCTTCTAAGGAAG CAGTGGATCCCCTGCACTTGCCTCCCacccctccaagcagccacggCAGTGactctgagggagggcagagcccGGCGCGGtcgctccctccctccagccccgTGCAGCTCCAGGCCACGGCCAAGGTCGCGTCGCGCGCAGCCTCGATGCTCTCCAACTCCCCTCTCCTGACTGCACCTCAT AAATTACAGGGGACTGGCCCCCTCATCCTGACAGAGGAAGAGAAGAGGACACTGATAGCAGAGGGCTACCCAATCCCTACCAAACTGCCCCTGACAAAAGCAGAGGAGAAAGTCCTAAAGAAAATCCGCAGGAAAATCAAAAACAAG ATCTCTGCCCAGGAaagtagaagaaaaaagaaagaatacaTGGACAGTCTGGAAAAAAA AGTTGAGACCTgctcaaatgaaaacagtgagcTGCGTAAGAAGGTTGAAGTCCTGGAGAACACTAACAG AActcttctgcagcagctgcagagactCCAAGCCGTGGTTGCTGGCAAAGTGTCCCGCTCGTGTAAGGCAGCTAGCACACAGACAGGGACCTGTCTTATG ATGGTGGTGCTGTGCTTTGCAGTAGTTTTTGGCAGCTTCTCTCAGAGCTATGGGCCATATCCTTCTGCTACAAAGATGGTGTTGCCCAGGCAGCATTCCTCACCAGAGTCCTACACAGATTCAATTG TGAGGTCAAGGAGCCTCCTAATTTATGAAGAGCCTCAACAGCTGGAGGAGCCATCCAGCGCGATCTCCTTCGCAGATCGCAGTGACAGACAAACAGACGCCTCCAAGTTGACAGCACTGTCCCtggaggctgtgccagggacacagcaggatGAAATCATGCAATTCACAATAGCCAACGAGACCAGGCTAGAGAAATCAGTGctgctgggcctgcagcagcacag AGTCAACTCGGAGCTAGAAGGAAATGAAACACTGAAGATAATTGAAATAGACAGAAGAGTCAATGCCacctcttaa
- the CREB3L2 gene encoding cyclic AMP-responsive element-binding protein 3-like protein 2 isoform X2, whose amino-acid sequence MEVCESGGEQPPLLHWDRKLSELCEPADPETLLSRTHFTEFLDEFSPDVLGQLLNDPFLSEKNEIMEVELSPASPAPLIQAEHSYSLCGDSRPQSPLTHISTDDNFNEGDLENEEWCLATEFTPAAIKTEPGLCETSGLAPSVSLTVTATSLEGEQPELHTDALMKPLTQKVLPEIKLEPHEVDQFLNLSSKEVDPLHLPPTPPSSHGSDSEGGQSPARSLPPSSPVQLQATAKVASRAASMLSNSPLLTAPHKLQGTGPLILTEEEKRTLIAEGYPIPTKLPLTKAEEKVLKKIRRKIKNKISAQESRRKKKEYMDSLEKKVETCSNENSELRKKVEVLENTNRTLLQQLQRLQAVVAGKVSRSCKAASTQTGTCLMMVVLCFAVVFGSFSQSYGPYPSATKMVLPRQHSSPESYTDSIVRSRSLLIYEEPQQLEEPSSAISFADRSDRQTDASKLTALSLEAVPGTQQDEIMQFTIANETRLEKSVLLGLQQHRVNSELEGNETLKIIEIDRRVNATS is encoded by the exons CACTTCACAGAGTTCCTGGATGAATTTTCACCTGATGTCCTAGGCCAGCTGTTGAATGATCCCTTCTTGTCTGAGAAGAATGAAATCATGGAGGTGGAACTGTCCCCAGCATCGCCAGCACCCCTcatccaggctgagcacagctaTTCCCTCTGTGGGGACTCCCGACCCCAGTCTCCCCTGACCCACATCTCCACTGATGACAACTTCAATGAAG gtGACCTGGAAAATGAGGAATGGTGTCTGGCTACAGAGTTTACTCCAGCTGCAATAAAgacagagccagggctgtgtgagacATCAGGCCTTGCTCCTTCAGTCAGTCTCACCGTCACGGCCACGTCGCTAGAGGGGGAACAGCCTGAGCTCCACACAGATGCCCTG aTGAAACCACTGACCCAGAAAGTTCTTCCAGAGATTAAATTGGAGCCCCATGAAGTGGATCAGTTCCTGAACCTCTCTTCTAAGGAAG TGGATCCCCTGCACTTGCCTCCCacccctccaagcagccacggCAGTGactctgagggagggcagagcccGGCGCGGtcgctccctccctccagccccgTGCAGCTCCAGGCCACGGCCAAGGTCGCGTCGCGCGCAGCCTCGATGCTCTCCAACTCCCCTCTCCTGACTGCACCTCAT AAATTACAGGGGACTGGCCCCCTCATCCTGACAGAGGAAGAGAAGAGGACACTGATAGCAGAGGGCTACCCAATCCCTACCAAACTGCCCCTGACAAAAGCAGAGGAGAAAGTCCTAAAGAAAATCCGCAGGAAAATCAAAAACAAG ATCTCTGCCCAGGAaagtagaagaaaaaagaaagaatacaTGGACAGTCTGGAAAAAAA AGTTGAGACCTgctcaaatgaaaacagtgagcTGCGTAAGAAGGTTGAAGTCCTGGAGAACACTAACAG AActcttctgcagcagctgcagagactCCAAGCCGTGGTTGCTGGCAAAGTGTCCCGCTCGTGTAAGGCAGCTAGCACACAGACAGGGACCTGTCTTATG ATGGTGGTGCTGTGCTTTGCAGTAGTTTTTGGCAGCTTCTCTCAGAGCTATGGGCCATATCCTTCTGCTACAAAGATGGTGTTGCCCAGGCAGCATTCCTCACCAGAGTCCTACACAGATTCAATTG TGAGGTCAAGGAGCCTCCTAATTTATGAAGAGCCTCAACAGCTGGAGGAGCCATCCAGCGCGATCTCCTTCGCAGATCGCAGTGACAGACAAACAGACGCCTCCAAGTTGACAGCACTGTCCCtggaggctgtgccagggacacagcaggatGAAATCATGCAATTCACAATAGCCAACGAGACCAGGCTAGAGAAATCAGTGctgctgggcctgcagcagcacag AGTCAACTCGGAGCTAGAAGGAAATGAAACACTGAAGATAATTGAAATAGACAGAAGAGTCAATGCCacctcttaa